In the Mytilus galloprovincialis chromosome 10, xbMytGall1.hap1.1, whole genome shotgun sequence genome, one interval contains:
- the LOC143047625 gene encoding thymidine phosphorylase-like isoform X2, with protein MGAMLMAMYLKELNIEETTNLTRSMMVSGDMLMWPKELRGKLVDKHSTGGVGDKISLVLAPALAACGMKVPMISGRGLGHTGGTLDKLEAIPGFIVCIDQTRMQEIIDSVGCCIVGQTKSLVPADKIFYATRDVTGTIDDTSLIAASIISKKAAEQVGALVLDVKCGKGSFNKTETAARKLASKMVNIGNGLGVKTVALLTKMDSPIGNAIGNALEVVEAIECLHDNGPDDIMDLVYSLGAQVLHQNCKTLSITEARHQMIDIISSGAALRKFRDMIVAQGVSEPIADSLCEPGADMFKILPKAQNVTPIICKKEGSVLEIDSLRCAEISGRLGAGRFKSSDPINYAVGLELCVHVGSKVKEGQTWLKIHHDAPLQKELIENIDSILSLVPPGEVVVNGSRIIDVVS; from the exons ATGG GGGCCATGCTGATGGCTATGTATCTGAAGGAACTAAACATTGAGGAAACAACAAATCTGACGCGATCCATGATGGTATCGGGGGACATGCTTATGTGGCCAAAGGAACTTAGAGGCAAACTGGTAGACAAACATAGTACTGGTGGAGTAGGTGACAAAATAAGTCTGGTATTGGCACCAGCTTTAGCAGCATGTGGAATGAAG gtACCAATGATATCTGGACGAGGACTGGGTCACACTGGTGGAACTCTTGACAAACTTGAAGCTATCCCAGGATTCATAGTTTGTATCGACCAAACCCGTATGCAGGAGATAATTGACAGTGTCGGCTGCTGCATTGTGGGCCAAACAAAATCATTAGTACCAGCAGACAAGATTTTCTATGCAACTCGTGATGTAACAGGGACCATTGATGATACATCTTTAATAGCAG CTTCTATAATTTCCAAGAAAGCCGCAGAACAGGTTGGGGCTTTAGTACTAGATGTTAAATGTGGAAAGGGATCCTTTAACAAAACAGAGACAGCAGCCCGAAAACTAGCATCGAAAATG GTTAACATTGGAAATGGACTTGGGGTTAAAACAGTTGCATTACTTACAAAAATGGATTCGCCTATAGGGAATGCTATTGGAAATGCTCTTGAAGTTGTCGAAGCAATCGAATGTCTCCATGACAACGGACCTGATGATATCATGGATCTTGTTTATAGTTTAG GAGCACAAGTATTGCATCAGAATTGTAAGACACTCTCCATAACAGAAGCTCGCCACCAAATGATTGACATCATATCTTCTGGCGCTGCATTAAGAAAGTTCAGAGACATGATTGTTGCCCAGGGAGTATCAGAACCAATTGCAGATAGTCTCTGCGAGCCTGGAGCGGATATGTTCAAGATTCTACCAAAAGCTCAAAATGTTACTCCAATAATTTGCAAGAAAGAag gtTCAGTTTTGGAAATAGATTCTTTGAGATGCGCCGAAATTAGTGGTAGACTTGGTGCAGGTAGATTCAAGTCATCAGATCCTATTAATTATGCAGTAGGATTGGAACTGTGTGTACATGTCGGAAGCAAAGTTAAAGAAG GACAGACTTGGTTGAAGATTCATCATGATGCACCACTTCAGAAGGAGCTGATTGAAAATATTGATTCCATTCTATCATTGGTACCACCTGGTGAAGTTGTCGTAAATGGGTCAAGAATCATTGATGTCGTCTCTTAA